The DNA window GTGCGAGCATGGTGTAGACGGCGATCAGGTCCTGCACCTGGCTCACTTTCACCGAGAGGATGATGCGGCTCCTCGGGAGGCCGATCTCCTCGGCAAGCTCGGCCGAAAGAAGCGCCGACTGCACGATGGCTTCGCGCGTGACCTCCTGCGCGGTGAGCGGAGAGCCCTTCGCCTGGTTCTCGTCCATCAGGCGGGTGAGCAGTTCCTGGTCGAGCGAGCCCCAGTTGACGCCGATGCGCACCGGCTTTTCGTGGCGGATCGCCATTTCGACGATCTCGGCGAATTGGCGGTCCTTCTTCTCCTTGAAGCCGACATTGCCGGGGTTGATGCGGTATTTCGCCAGAGCTTGGGCGCAGGCCGGGTGATCGGCCAGAAGCTTATGGCCGATATAGTGGAAATCGCCGACGAGCGGAACGAAAACGCCGAGCCGCTCCAGCCTCTCGCGAATCCTCGGCACGGCGGCAGCGGATTCGTCCCGGTCGACCGTGACGCGCACGATTTCCGACCCCGCGCGATGGAGGGCAGCCACCTGGGCGACGGTCGCATCCACGTCCGCTGTATCCGTGTTGGTCATGGACTGGACGACCACCGGGGCATTGCCACCGACAAGGATGCCGCCAACATCGACGCCGACGGCGCGCCGGCGCGGGAAGGGGGAGGAGAAATAGCCGGATGTCGCTTGGCCGGTCATGAACCTGTTCCGTATCAGCCTGACGCCTACGAGGTGGCGGAGCGACAGGCGAATGTCAATGGCGGCCGCGCGCCCTTCTTTCCATAGATTAGGAGTGCAATATGACGGATTGATGCTGGATGGCCCCGGTCGTCGCGGCTTTTCACCGATCCGTCACGTCTTTTGCGTGGCGTGGAACTGTCGCGGCCCCGGCCCGTTATGGGCGTGTCGAGTATATTATCAGGAGGCCGCCGCCATGCACCACAGGCACGAGGATTTCAGCGAGGATCTGCGCGACCAGCTAACCAGCCTCAGCCATGAAGTCGCCTCCCTAAGGAAGCAGCTGGGGCGGCGCAGCCGCAGCGCTTTCCGCGATTCACGCCACACA is part of the Chelativorans sp. AA-79 genome and encodes:
- the ispG gene encoding flavodoxin-dependent (E)-4-hydroxy-3-methylbut-2-enyl-diphosphate synthase, whose amino-acid sequence is MTGQATSGYFSSPFPRRRAVGVDVGGILVGGNAPVVVQSMTNTDTADVDATVAQVAALHRAGSEIVRVTVDRDESAAAVPRIRERLERLGVFVPLVGDFHYIGHKLLADHPACAQALAKYRINPGNVGFKEKKDRQFAEIVEMAIRHEKPVRIGVNWGSLDQELLTRLMDENQAKGSPLTAQEVTREAIVQSALLSAELAEEIGLPRSRIILSVKVSQVQDLIAVYTMLAQRSDHALHLGLTEAGMGTKGIVASSAAMGILLQQGIGDTIRISLTPEPGGDRTREVQVAQELLQTMGFRQFLPVVAACPGCGRTTSTVFQELAQKIQSDISRNMPVWREKYPGVEALKVAVMGCIVNGPGESKHADIGISLPGTGETPAAPVFIDGRKAATLRGPAIAAEFEKMVADYIERRFGQGRVAAE